One genomic region from Podarcis raffonei isolate rPodRaf1 chromosome Z, rPodRaf1.pri, whole genome shotgun sequence encodes:
- the LOC128406641 gene encoding transforming growth factor beta activator LRRC32-like, with protein sequence PSSYSSLQTRISVSCRGRGLTTFPQGLSYEIKQIDLSHNAISNLTDHDTSALEQLEQLDLSYNHLRSLSGGALGHLARLRSLILAGNQLHRDHFSNGDAFLSLVSLAALDVSANSLDNQMVASYIHHLPALEWLDLSENHLTCLANGIFQGVPRLRELHLRRNSLVEIEEGALSQLRALEVLDLSMNSLHCITGFGLAQLRVLNLSYNALESFDGAGEEASCHLHVLDLSHNRLNALPLLPRRNRLWYLNLSHNAITTGANKSQNVTPQNVSQSFAKLMDLNLSSNRLGSFPVALLRGLASLRTLSLARNCLSDIAVELPTNHSSPGPIADRAWQKQTSLSVRMLDLQGNSISHLPPHFFDLLPDLEVMDLGLNRIQLCRARNSSKGECLHAKTEDCTAFHCLPQLRHLSLRGNNLGLVHGCLFHRTPLASLDLSENQGLVLPSYALEGLEASLQELSLRGNRMKTASLNFPCLVSLSILDMSGNDLSAIPPSLLCSPLEKLDIQGNQLESIEEAAAKQLRRSLRALSVAGNPFSCCERKWLQILGTSVLDLGETLCYYRNGEESFTTQISGEQAGQLCPRNAYKVYLAVTAFLVCTVGLLCASVRWFLKRAKTCMLLCLGSLRNKVEPAPSPSKEADSTIL encoded by the coding sequence CCTTCTTCTTACTCCTCTCTCCAGACCCGGATTTCTGTCTCTTGCAGAGGCAGAGGCTTGACCACGTTTCCGCAAGGACTCAGCTATGAAATCAAGCAGATTGACCTCTCCCACAACGCCATCTCAAACCTGACAGACCATGACACATCTGCTTTGGAGCAGCTGGAGCAGCTGGACCTGTCATACAACCACCTGCGCTCACTGTCCGGGGGAGCCCTGGGGCACCTCGCCCGCCTTCGCTCCCTGATTCTAGCCGGGAACCAACTCCACCGAGACCATTTCTCCAATGGAGACGCCTTCCTGTCACTGGTGAGCCTGGCAGCCCTTGATGTCTCAGCCAACAGCTTAGACAACCAGATGGTGGCCTCATACATCCACCACCTCCCAGCTCTGGAGTGGCTAGACCTGTCGGAGAACCACTTGACCTGTCTGGCAAACGGCATCTTCCAGGGGGTGCCCAGGCTGAGGGAACTGCACTTGAGGCGCAACTCCCTTGTTGAGATCGAGGAAGGGGCCTTGTCCCAGCTCAGGGCCCTGGAGGTCCTCGACTTGTCCATGAATTCCCTCCACTGCATCACAGGCTTTGGCCTAGCCCAGCTGCGAGTCCTGAACCTTAGCTACAATGCACTGGAGTCCTTTGACGGGGCAGGAGAAgaggcctcctgccacctccATGTCTTGGACCTGAGCCACAACCGGCTGAATGCCCTCCCGCTGCTCCCCAGGAGGAACCGGCTTTGGTACCTCAACCTCTCCCACAATGCCATCACCACAGGGGCTAACAAGAGCCAGAACGTCACGCCTCAGAATGTCTCTCAGAGCTTTGCAAAACTGATGGACCTGAATCTCAGCAGCAACCGCCTGGGATCATTCCCAGTTGCGCTTCTTCGTGGTTTGGCTTCCCTTCGGACTCTAAGCCTGGCGAGGAATTGCCTCAGTGACATTGCCGTGGAGCTGCCCACGAATCACAGTTCACCAGGTCCCATTGCCGACAGGGCATGGCAAAAACAAACCTCACTGTCTGTACGGATGCTGGACCTCCAAGGGAACTCCATCAGCCACTTGCCGCCACATTTTTTCGACCTGCTTCCTGACCTGGAGGTGATGGACCTTGGCCTCAACCGCATCCAGCTCTGTCGAGCAAGGAACTCCTCCAAGGGAGAGTGCCTCCATGCCAAAACAGAGGACTGTActgccttccactgccttccacagctCAGGCACCTCAGCTTACGCGGGAACAACCTCGGGCTGGTGCATGGATGCCTGTTCCACCGAACGCCCTTGGCCTCCCTGGATCTGTCAGAGAACCAGGGCCTGGTCCTGCCCAGTTATGCTTTGGAGGGTCTGGAAGCATCTTTGCAGGAGCTCTCTTTGAGAGGGAACCGAATGAAGACCGCCAGCCTGAATTTCCCTTGCCTGGTGTCCCTGAGCATCCTGGACATGTCAGGGAATGACCTGAGTGCCATCCCTCCCAGCTTGCTTTGCTCCCCGCTGGAGAAGCTGGACATCCAAGGAAACCAGCTGGAGAGCATAGAAGAAGCCGCAGCAAAGCAGCTAAGAAGGAGCCTCCGGGCTTTGTCTGTGGCTGGAAACCCCTTCAGCTGCTGCGAGCGAAAGTGGCTGCAAATCCTGGGCACCTCCGTGCTGGACTTGGGTGAGACGCTGTGTTATTACCGCAATGGGGAGGAAAGCTTCACAACTCAAATCAGTGGTGAACAGGCTGGGCAGCTTTGCCCTCGCAATGCGTACAAGGTCTATCTGGCTGTAACTGCATTTTTGGTATGCACTGTGGGCCTCCTCTGCGCCAGTGTGCGCTGGTTCCTGAAAAGGGCTAAGACCTGCATGCTACTCTGCCTGGGCTCCCTAAGAAACAAAGTGGAGCCTGCTCCATCTCCAAGCAAGGAAGCCGACTCTACAATTTTATAA